In Podospora pseudopauciseta strain CBS 411.78 chromosome 3, whole genome shotgun sequence, one genomic interval encodes:
- the BLI4 gene encoding putative oxidoreductase bli-4, mitochondrial (EggNog:ENOG503NWHA; COG:Q) has product MAQRLVARRANATLLPAPRCTAKINPFTGPAVVFACHQPQARAIKSTAVSKGVVSYTMQKLGDTLAENFGGAFTKLGSRQFKLDDCPDLTGKVGVVTGGSQGIGFGVAYTLLKHNISKLYIISVNKEVFEGAKAVISDELGQDKAARMVWMKCDLSDWRRVKEVAEMIKRDNNRLDILVNNSGRGIMSAELTSYGVDRHMAVNHMGHVVLTSHLLPLMQKTAEEGNIVRISNQSSNLHTGAPKDTKFASLDEINQDVGPNAQYGRSKLAGILYSRYFNRKVTQNGHPNVLMNATHPGFVSTKQSRDDILEPYPLGGYVMKYGIEPIKKDQFEGAVPTVFCATKIKDSGQYICPPCIPEEGSQMSQDDELADRLMELTRNIITEKTRMDSVERGCPMDDVVVH; this is encoded by the exons ATGGCACAACGATTGGTGGCTCGACGTGCCAACGCGACCCTTTTGCCTGCTCCCCGTTGCACCGCAAAAATCAACCCATTTACTGGCCCTGCTGTTGTGTTTGCGTGTCACCAACCGCAAGCCCGAGCCATCAAATCCACGGCTGTGTCCAAAGGCGTGGTGTCGTACACGATGCAGAAATTGGGG GATACGCTCGCCGAAAACTTCGGCGGAGCATTCACGAAGCTCGGCTCCCGACAATTCAAGCTCGATGATTGCCCTGATCTGACCGGAAAGGTGGGTGTTGTGACGGGAGGCAGCCAAGGGATTGGGTTCGGCGTGGCATATACCCTCCTCAAGCACAACATCAGTAAGCTCTACATAATTTCCGTCAACAAGGAGGTCTTTGAGGGCGCCAAAGCCGTCATCTCCGATGAACTGGGACAAGACAAGGCTGCCCGGATGGTCTGGATGAAGTGTGACCTT AGCGACTGGCGGCGGGTCAAAGAAGTAGCCGAGATGATCAAGCGCGACAATAACCGGCTCGACATCCTCGTCAACAACTCGGGTCGAGGCATCATGTCAGCCGAGCTCACCTCATATGGAGTGGACAGGCACATGGCAGTCAACCACATGGGCCACGTCGTCCTCACATCCCATCTGCTACCCTTGATGCAAAAGACAGCCGAGGAAGGAAACATTGTGAGAATCAGCAACCAGAGCTCCAATCTGCATACCGGTGCTCCCAAGGACACCAAGTTCGCTTCGCTGGACGAGATCAACCAGGACGTCGGACCCAATGCGCAGTACGGAAGGAGCAAGCTGGCGGGGATACTCTACTCGCGATACTTCAACCGCAAGGTAACGCAAAATGGGCACCCAAATGTGCTCATGAACGCTACACACCCAGGCTTCGTGAGCACCAAGCAGAGTAGGGACGATATTCTCGAGCCGTATCCCTTGGGTGGGTACGTGATGAAGTACGGCATAGAACCGATTAAGAAGGACCAGTTTGAGGGAGCCGTGCCTACAGTGTTCTGCGCAACCAAAATCAAGGATTCAGGCCAGTATATCTGCCCGCCTTGCATCCCTGAAGAGGGCAGCCAAATGTCGCAAGATGATGAGCTGGCGGATAGATTGATGGAGTTGACGAGGAATATCATCACTGAGAAGACGAGAATGGACTCGGTGGAGAGAGGATGTCCAatggatgatgttgttgtacATTAA
- a CDS encoding hypothetical protein (COG:U; EggNog:ENOG503NX9N), giving the protein MASRHLHQHYQRRASKARSQNPGVLKPGHHSVTRAFDSESAPPTCFSSEDHPPEAIRDHTKHYFGCINIADRASYFLDPDNSPIWQHEFLLEKEYLKSLPENEKRSDDEITRAAEKRRDKTIESTAVAIEAQYRRTDILRQAVKGTVPSSPPVAGSSGPCLQKSTNITRTDHFVTCVEESGKNWRRSTSYLAGLEKVQAWKRNRPIAENPPSTAARLPNVDPESRPEPGREEVGKIVERIRKSTPATDSKSAEYDLERDVNAYLIQYTRKKAEDWTSTALNAVPTTDPRSRTLTSSPTRETFHNGTTSPAPTFSPTQSSHVQYLEPYEEELQDPRFKGRFPDQRLAMNIVLGADGDSESSPAPGPSILARDVIKVDDPTRIRYFHLPSNNMHWVEVQSAFPFIDE; this is encoded by the exons ATGGCATCTCGACATCTACACCAGCATTACCAGCGTCGGGCCTCCAAGGCAAGGAGCCAGAATCCCGGTGTCCTAAAGCCGGGGCATCACTCAGTCACACGCGCTTTTGACTCCGAATCCGCACCCCCGACATGCTTTTCTTCCGAGGACCACCCTCCTGAGGCTATCAGAGATCACACCAAGCACTATTTTGGATGCATCAACATCGCAGACCGTGCCAGTTACTTTCTTGACCCCGACAACAGCCCTATCTGGCAGCATGAGTTCCTCCTTGAGAAGGAGTATCTGAAATCGCTCCCCGAAAATGAAAAGCGTTCAGACGATGAGATTACACGAGCCGCGGAAAAGCGTAGAGATAAGACGATCGAGAGCACCGCTGTCGCAATTGAAGCTCAGTACAGAAGAACCGACATCCTTCGACAGGCTGTCAAGGGAACAGTACCAAGCTCGCCCCCTGTAGCAGGCTCAAGCGGGCCCTGCTTGCAGAAATCAACGAACATCACAAGAACCGATCACTTTGTGACTTGTGTTGAAGAAAGTGGGAAGAATTGGAGGAGATCAACGTCATATCTGGCCGGCTTGGAGAAGGTTCAAGCATGGAAGCGCAATAGACCAATCGCCGAGAATCCACCCAGTACAGCAGCACGGCTCCCTAATGTTGACCCCGAATCAAGACCAGAGCCCGGACGGGAAGAGGTCGGAAAGATAGTGGAACGCATTCGCAAAAGCACACCGGCAACCGATTCCAAATCGGCAGAGTACGATCTCGAGCGAGATGTAAACGCATACCTCATCCAGTACACACGCAAGAAAGCCGAGGACTGGACATCTACAGCACTAAACGCAGTACCCACCACGGATCCTCGCTCAAGGACACTAACGTCGTCACCAACACGGGAGACCTTTCACAACGGCACAACTAGCCCAGCACCGACTTTTTCACCAACACAGAGCTCGCATGTTCAGTATCTCGAACCTTACGAGGAGGAACTTCAAGATCCAAGATTCAAGGGTAGATTTCCGGACCAGCGTCTAGCTATGAACATTGTTCTTGGTGCAGACGGAGATTCGGAGTCATCTCCCGCACCGGGGCCTAGTATTCTTGCTAGGGATGTTATCAAGGTCGACGACCCCACAAGAATACGATATTTCCATCTGCCGTCCAACAACATGCAC TGGGTCGAGGTACAGTCTGCTTTCCCTTTTATTGATGAATGA
- a CDS encoding hypothetical protein (EggNog:ENOG503P3PJ), producing MVVLIGRYLKRSLLRKFAKEGSQPEDCPAQPYDGIEMMGEVESEEGPLVSNPILRSRVLRPWYPKQLRLCLPNMNGHGTQGHLDDPARAPPSPRPKTGSRTSSSSSSTVQTTSTHSHRYHHSRCGERTKSHLSRELSDGASLAVTPMSALLQERLERERRVESERASSRTSNDLFRSTVDNRAIRSPSPADSRPISSQSSESARKKGLGVKEMEQTLSNLHKQNFDLKLELYHRRERQTVLEESLERLELQKAETDKMNDRLVHELEKRDKAVEEAVSMIVVLEARVEQLLREREMVRRVEVQGLPGAEATSKHKVLLPSGSDEVKTLNRMPSFVSEHSESTENLRNVYLGARGNVPSLPTMPEATPETTRGSVRLDSPTLSILSESSFVSVYGRTKSPDAPSPKEESPSLMDTSCMQRMLALESPTRVRSATPKNRPSIARAISNEYTHFHTITDVIGAGSSPLRQLEKVEVKRRALQDAARAQTTANDFSPFSRPPSSMAKRKTKQEKREALEKVLTHGSLTSERGLPPTPDTISTTTLRLYKNSNDTLSHEPNLTNEQSYLALSETTASHHSVPDEHGTSLEPRTQTTHTQPASTTAFDSRKKAGKNEDMDQLQRPQSTRDALRQYKGADDAESTTSSVDTWLQEGMKPPRKAPLDPMSSVSQAHPNYRADRASPDLFSFPSSTKGWATNVMFGSLQGAGYMGAGGNGLPHPPMADTLDAISKSLTKPVFSSGVLTPTLDSLNSAPPPPNRRSSLQAKTGADLSGAASASPARPSPSSKIKMSVGKGSRARSNSIDIRPPSRQLADMAQGRAMTVPPKQAHQPPPPPRKVSQSHPDTQGTPPQSVSKQHHYPPTASQAPAAATPARPRSRGLNHFFRRSTGSADPPVATPFAAPAADTTSKDERPLIGIPSWGRRGSLVDDDRANSSATPPPILRSKALERKVEFDDDGGGVELELQGNEGATVGHVHDSGGAAVERGGGAPIASGGAPVVGGGKRKWLNLARVGSLRNR from the exons ATGGTTGTTCTGATTGGCCGGTATTTGAAACGGTCCCTGCTGAGAAAGTTTGCGAAGGAGGGGTCACAGCCCGAAGACTGTCCTGCTCAGCCCTATGATGGAATTGAGAtgatgggagaggtggaaTCAGAAGAAGGGCCATTGGTGTCGAATCCGATCCTCAGGAGCCGGGTACTCCGT CCCTGGTATCCAAAACAGCTTCGTTTGTGTCTGCCCAACATGAATGGCCATGGCACACAAGGCCACTTGGATGATCCAGCTCGggcccctccttctcctcgtcccaAGACAGGCTCCCGAACCAGCTCCAGTTCCTCTTCAACAGTGCAAACAACTTCCACACACTCTCACCGATACCACCATAGCCGTTGCGGCGAACGAACAAAATCGCACTTGTCGCGAGAGCTTTCCGACGGCGCGAGTCTTGCCGTAACTCCAATGTCTGCCTTGTTGCAAGAGAGATTGGAGCGCGAGCGGAGGGTTGAGAGCGAGCGCGCGTCAAGTAGGACAAGCAATGATCTCTTTCGTTCTACCGTCGACAACCGAGCGATCCGCAGCCCGTCCCCCGCAGATAGTCGTCCAATCTCGAGCCAAAGCTCAGAATCGGCTAGGAAGAAGGGCCTGGGAGTCAAGGAGATGGAACAGACTCTTTCGAATCTCCACAAGCAGAACTTTGACCTGAAGCTTGAACTTTACCATCGGCGGGAAAGGCAGacggtgttggaggagagctTGGAAAGGTTGGAGCTCCAAAAAGCCGAGACGGACAAGATGAATGACAGGCTTGTTCACGAGCTGGAGAAAAGGGACAAGGCAGTTGAAGAAGCTGTCAGCATGATTGTGGTTTTGGAAGCCCGGGTTGAGCAGTTGCTCAGGGAGCGAGAGATGGTCCGGCGAGTTGAGGTCCAAGGATTGCCAGGCGCGGAGGCAACATCAAAACACAAGGTCCTTCTGCCATCTGGGTCCGACGAGGTTAAGACCCTCAATCGAATGCCCAGTTTTGTCTCTGAGCACAGTGAGAGCACCGAAAACCTTCGAAATGTATATCTGGGGGCCCGCGGCAACGTGCCCAGTCTCCCAACCATGCCCGAAGCCACCCCTGAGACAACCCGTGGGAGTGTCAGACTTGACAGTCCAACGTTGAGCATTTTGAGTGAAAGTTCTTTTGTGAGCGTATATGGTCGGACCAAGTCTCCAGACGCACCATCGCCTAAGGAAGAGAGTCCCTCACTCATGGACACGTCTTGCATGCAGCGCATGCTTGCTCTGGAATCACCAACCAGAGTCAGAAGTGCCACCCCCAAGAACCGTCCCAGCATAGCCCGCGCCATCTCGAATGAATATACGCATTTCCACACCATTACCGACGTGATCGGGGCCGGAAGTTCGCCTCTTCGTcagctggagaaggtggaAGTCAAACGTCGAGCCCTCCAGGATGCCGCCAGAGCACAAACCACAGCCAACGacttctcccccttttctcgCCCACCATCCTCCATGGCTAAGCGTAAAACGAAACAGGAAAAGAGGGAGGCTCTGGAAAAGGTTCTTACGCACGGAAGTTTGACAAGCGAACGCGGGCTTCCTCCAACGCCTGATaccatctccaccacaacaCTGCGGCTGTACAAAAACTCCAATGACACCCTATCCCACGAGCCAAACCTAACAAATGAGCAGAGTTATCTGGCTCTATCGGAAACAACGGCCTCGCACCATTCAGTGCCTGACGAGCACGGCACCAGTCTGGAACCTCGCACACAGACGACGCATACGCAGCCAGCATCAACGACGGCATTTGACAGCCGCAAAAAAGCCGGCAAAAATGAAGATATGGACCAGCTCCAACGACCCCAATCAACGAGAGATGCTTTGCGTCAATACAAGGGTGCAGATGACGCTGAATCGACCACGTCGAGTGTTGACACTTGGCTCCAAGAGGGCATGAAGCCACCAAGAAAGGCCCCGCTTGATCCCATGAGTTCTGTTTCGCAGGCCCATCCAAACTACAGGGCAGATCGCGCTTCACCAGATCTGTTCTCCTTCCCATCTTCTACCAAGGGCTGGGCGACCAACGTCATGTTTGGTTCGCTGCAAGGTGCAGGATATATGGGGGCTGGCGGGAACGGTTTGCCGCACCCGCCAATGGCTGACACTCTCGATGCAATTAGCAAGTCATTGACCAAACCTGTCTTTAGTTCGGGGGTATTGACACCGACGCTGGACTCGCTCAACTCtgcgcctccgccgccgaaTCGCAGGTCAAGTCTACAGGCCAAGACGGGGGCCGACCTCTCGGGAGCCGCATCAGCCTCCCCTGCGCGACCATCCCCATCGTCAAAGATAAAGATGAGTGTTGGAAAGGGAAGTAGAGCAAGAAGCAACAGTATAGATATCAGGCCCCCGTCTCGCCAGCTCGCAGATATGGCTCAAGGTCGAGCAATGACAGTGCCACCGAAACAGGCTCATcaaccgccgcctccaccccGAAAGGTTTCGCAGAGTCATCCGGACACACAGggcacaccaccacagtcCGTATCAAAGCAACACCATTACCCTCCAACCGCAAGCCAGGCCcccgctgctgccacccCTGCTCGGCCTAGATCGCGCGGACTGAATCACTTCTTCCGTCGCTCCACCGGCTCGGCCGACCCACCCGTTGCGACACCATTCGCCGCACCGGCTGCAGACACGACCTCAAAAGACGAACGGCCACTGATCGGAATACCTTCTTGGGGACGACGCGGCTCGCTCGTTGATGACGATCGGGCTAATTCCAGTGCCACGCCACCGCCTATCTTGAGGAGTAAGGCTCTAGAAAGAAAGGTTGAatttgacgatgatgggggaggggttgaactAGAATTACAGGGCAATGAAGGCGCGACGGTGGGACATGTGCACGACAGCGGGGGGGCAGCCGTAGAACGGGGTGGAGGAGCGCCGATTGCCAGTGGGGGAGCGCCTGTCGTAGGTGGTGGGAAGCGGAAATGGCTTAACCTAGCGAGAGTTGGGAGCCTGAGGAACCGTTGA
- the RFC3 gene encoding Subunit of heteropentameric Replication factor C (RF-C) (COG:L; EggNog:ENOG503NUV3), with the protein MSDFEDEMDIDVPVSKDVTFSSSNAAKGKRSAANLPVEAEDSLPWVEKYRPVSLDDVSGHQDILATINKFVDSNRLPHLLLYGPPGTGKTSTILALARRIYGAENMRQMVLELNASDDRGIDVVREQIKTFASTKQIFSLGASTSKTGLAGFKLIILDEADAMTSTAQMALRRIMEKYTVNTRFCIIANYSHKLSPALLSRCTRFRFSPLKERDIRVLVDKVIDEEHIKIKPEAADALVKLSKGDMRRALNVLQACHASSTPLQPKDAPKIPEDQIVRETITVDTIYMCVAAPPPDIIKKIMNTLLSTSDVTACLAAVNSVKVTQGLALADIITALSEELVKLEVKPEVMITWLDLLAQVEHRVAGGASEVIQTGAVVGAVRNGVELMG; encoded by the exons ATGTCCGACTTCGAAGATGAGATGGACATTGATGTCCCCGTCTCCAAAGACGTCACCTTTTCCTCCAGCAATGCAGCCAAGGGCAAGCGCAGTGCCGCCAATCTCCCAGTTGAAGCCGAAGACAGCCTTCCATG GGTCGAAAAGTATCGCCCAGTCTCCCTCGACGACGTCTCTGGCCACCAAGACATCCTCGCTACCATCAACAAGTTCGTCGACTCGAACCGCCTTCCACATCTCCTTCTCTATGGTCCACCCGGCACCGGAAAAacatccaccatcctcgccctgGCCCGACGAATCTACGGTGCCGAGAACATGCGCCAGATGGTCCTCGAACTCAACGCCTCCGACGACAGAGGTATCGATGTGGTCCGCGAGCAGATCAAGACCTTTGCCTCAACAAAACAGATCTTTAGTCTTGGAGCATCGACCTCCAAGACAGGACTTGCTGGTTTCAAGCTGATCATTCTTGACGAGGCCGACGCCATGACGAGCACAGCCCAGATGGCGCTGAGACGAATCATGGAGAAGTACACTGTCAACACCAGGTTCTGCATTATTGCCAACTACTCCCACAAGCTTAGCCCGGCGCTGCTGTCTCGGTGTACAAGATTTCGGTTCAGTCCCTTGAAGGAGCGGGACATCAGGGTGCTGGTAGACAAGGTTATCGACGAGGAGCACATCAAGATCAAGCCTGAAGCGGCCGACGCGCTAGTGAAGCTCAGCAAAGGTGATATGAGACGAGCGCTGAACGTGTTGCAGGCTTGCCATGCGTCAA GTacacccctccaaccaaaaGACGCCCCCAAAATCCCCGAGGACCAAATCGTCCGCGAAACCATCACGGTCGACACAATCTACATGTGCGTCGCCGCGCCACCACCGGATatcatcaagaagatcatGAACACGCTGCTCAGCACGAGTGATGTGACGGCCTGCTTGGCGGCCGTCAACAGCGTCAAGGTCACACAAGGGTTGGCGTTGGCGGATATCATCACTGCGTTGTCGGAGGAGCTGGTCAAGTTGGAGGTAAAGCCAGAAGTTATGATCACCTGGCTTGACCTACTTGCCCAGGTGGAGCATCGGGTAGCAGGCGGCGCCTCGGAGGTCATACAGACTGGTGCTGTCGTTGGGGCAGTAAGGAATGGAGTAGAGTTGATGGGTTGA
- a CDS encoding hypothetical protein (COG:U; EggNog:ENOG503NX9N), producing the protein MLLRPQFWRGQQHGARSGVVHARHMRPLCERISSEVTEIEDNPKNIVLFMPYLHWDTDRMRNKMAKMIDIESEQQRKRNENIAYEKRKTRIEQRKDLEPGAKRILHTDNRDQNDEKTTQSGDQKRSTAPSQGVNDLADLMDRLVSVGRSKQRIEIDDNGRLKINNPLGQYLIDAARLYEAISTYRDQRMLEKYLYHDPPLHPRRTLDQSYYWTLKTTKVRDRDQVVYRGTNMNLDFCHRLEPQPTTTESGPWSRLKAVFHQSSDNDNVDVTLKWTDHWDKTDKHGCEHCRSDIRKISQLVMVDQLWMWVLDEKTIITSFPKRYGFNKQDLSGVHKSIRQRLKFARKNQVRSVYDLALIILDECCNTFFDRTKTEDSQPQVMDIFSEAIGNVTNQHTISFQHVWHWTQKASKIYRSRSKYIDSSDLHVPLLDIHPEGKLQREVKDIIDELDIMIHVHKKQREVIKRFCKHVEHILDPDGRWKEGAVQHDRGMSRRALSTTENMEKYIKMEEKRDQLLWFRMQSQELLAEVDDRLDELEGLKKGAESTAQSVTDLLSLKQQQASVVQAWESVKQAEEAVRQGRAIMMFTVITIIFLPLSFIASIFGMNNYEFGGSDNPWSVWEQLKFILPISFGVIFLSVVIAFSNLLRAFIWSLFKLFTTSVLIYSGLYRFWLTFSDEWCSTSMMQKTEKMVQDMKEEVRRAKKLRRNQRSQKKKQKEDGKGKKGRDGKDSQDEDKNQEKATRHANGNGIQTVHFFTEMGQEQRRNTTGRRSWDKRRRDKSPHLRVSTWPRDTSPNACGSTSAHPRVSHHEERDNRSAQDMNGSQLNGDDGSGSPAGLTVRGSDNNV; encoded by the exons ATGCTTCTGAGGCCTCAATTTTGGCGTGGTCAGCAACATGGAGCTCGAAGTGGTGTTGTGCATGCGAGACATATGAGACCTCTCTGTGAGAGAATATCGTCTG AGGTTACCGAAATTGAAGATAATCCAAAGAATATAGTCCTCTTC ATGCCCTATCTACACTGGGATACCGACAGAATGAGAAACAAGATGGCGAAGATGATTGATATCGAGTCGGAGCAGCAGCGCAAAAGAAACGAAAACATCGCCTACGAGAAACGCAAGACACGCATAGAACAGAGGAAGGACTTGGAGCCGGGTGCGAAGCGCATATTACACACAGACAACAGGGATCAAAACGATGAAAAGACGACTCAGAGCGGCGACCAGAAGCGCTCGACGGCCCCGTCACAAGGTGTGAACGATCTGGCTGATTTGATGGACAGACTTGTTTCTGTCGGTAGAAGCAAACAGCGGATTGAAATAGATGACAATGGCAGGCTCAAGATCAACAATCCTCTCGGACAGTACCTGATTGACGCGGCAAGACTCTACGAAGCCATATCTACTTATCGAGACCAACGAATGCTGGAGAAGTATCTGTACCATGATCCACCTCTTCACCCCCGCCGAACGCTTGATCAGTCCTACTACTGGACCTTGAAGACCACTAAGGTCCGAGACAGGGACCAGGTTGTCTATCGGGGAACAAATATGAATCTGGATTTTTGTCACCGACTCGAGCCACAGCCAACTACAACAGAGTCCGGTCCATGGAGCCGGCTCAAGGCAGTATTCCATCAAAGCTCGGATAACGACAATGTCGACGTCACACTGAAGTGGACTGACCACTGGGACAAGACGGATAAACATGGCTGTGAGCACTGCCGGAGTGACATTCGCAAAATCTCTCAGCTCGTGATGGTCGATCAGCTCTGGATGTGGGTTTTAGACGAGAAGACAATTATCACCTCATTTCCCAAGCGCTACGGGTTCAACAAGCAGGATCTTTCGGGGGTGCACAAGTCTATCCGTCAAAGGCTGAAGTTTGCCCGCAAGAATCAGGTCAGGTCGGTGTATGACTTGGCTCTGATCATCCTCGACGAATGTTGCAACACCTTCTTTGATCGAACCAAAACTGAG GACAGCCAACCACAGGTGATGGACATCTTTTCAGAAGCTATTGGTAATGTG ACGAATCAACACACGATATCCTTCCAACATGTCTGGCATTGGACACAAAAGGCATCCAAAATCTACCGCTCGAGATCCAAGTACATCGACTCATCTGACCTGCACGTGCCCCTCTTGGACATTCATCCAGAAGGGAAGCTGCAAAGAGAGGTCAAGGACATCATTGATGAGCTCGACATCATGATTCATGTTCACAAGAAGCAGAGAGAGGTGATCAAACGGTTTTGCAAGCATGTAGAGCACATTCTCGATCCCGACGGCCGGTGGAAGGAAGGCGCTGTCCAACATGACCGAGGGATGTCAAGAAGGGCACTCAGTACCACCGAGAACATGGAAAAGTATATCAAAATGGAGGAGAAGCGCGACCAGCTTCTGTGGTTTCGAATGCAGTCTCAAGAACTTCTTGCCGAAGTGGACGATCGACTTGATGAGCttgaggggttgaagaagggggctgAGAGTACGGCCCAAAGT GTCACCGATCTTCTGTCTCTCAAGCAACAACAGGCAAGTGTCGTTCAGGCATGGGAATCGGTCAAGCAAGCCGAAGAGGCAGTTCGCCAGGGGCGGGCTATCATGATGTTTACTGTCATCACTATTATCTTT CTCCCCTTGTCATTTATTGCCTCGATATTTGGCATGAACAATTACGAATTTGGCGGCAGCGATAATCCATGGAGTGTATGGGAGCAACTAAAGTTCATTT TGCCCATTTCCTTTGGCGTCATTTTCCTTTCCGTAGTCATTGCCTTTTCCAACCTCCTTCGCGCCTTCATATGGTCTCTGTTCAAACTGTTCACCACCTCGGTGCTTATATACTCCGGTCTCTATCGATTCTGGCTCACCTTTAGTGACGAGTGGTGCTCGACTTCGATGATGCAGAAAACGGAGAAAATGGTGCAGGACATGAAGgaagaggtgaggagggcgaagAAGCTGCGTCGGAACCAACGAAgtcaaaagaagaagcagaaagaggacgggaagggaaagaaaggcAGAGACGGAAAGGACTCCCAAGATGAGGACAAAAATCAGGAGAAAGCTACCAGGCATGCCAATGGGAATGGAATACAGACTGTTCACTTCTTCACAGAAATGGGACAGGAGCAGCGACGCAATACCACGGGTCGACGGTCCTGGGATAAACGGCGACGGGATAAGTCCCCGCATCTTCGAGTGAGCACATGGCCTCGCGACACGTCACCCAATGCTTGTGGATCGACTAGCGCCCATCCAAGAGTGTCACATCATGAAGAGAGAGATAACAGATCTGCGCAAGACATGAACGGAAGCCAGCTGAACGGG